A genome region from Glutamicibacter arilaitensis Re117 includes the following:
- the mshC gene encoding cysteine--1-D-myo-inosityl 2-amino-2-deoxy-alpha-D-glucopyranoside ligase: protein MHAWKDPEVPQVAGSAPTLELFNTATGTQQVTAPADQAAAPASMYVCGITPYDATHMGHAATYVTFDLVQRTWRDAGRSVAYTQNITDVDDPLLERAEATNVDWRELAESQIQLFRDDMEALNVIPPQNYIGAVESIHWLVPVVEQLLEADLAYVVPAGADGVEGDVYFDTMGAQNDAWKLGSVSNYDRETMLRFFAERGGDPQRAGKRDALDPLLWRAAREGEPSWDGGKLGEGRPGWHIECSVIARKTLPAPFTVQGGGSDLIFPHHEFSAAHAAAGDHAELAQTYVHTGMVGLDGEKMSKSLGNLVLVSKLRAAGVEPVAIRAVLLSQHYRTDWFWTDELLAGAQQRVATWRKALESASMQDAQQVIAGIREHMANDLDAPSALKAIDQWATQPASSQGEGATALRDGINALLGLKL, encoded by the coding sequence GTGCACGCGTGGAAAGACCCTGAGGTACCTCAGGTGGCTGGTTCGGCACCAACACTGGAACTTTTCAACACCGCCACCGGAACCCAGCAGGTAACCGCGCCAGCGGACCAAGCTGCCGCCCCGGCAAGCATGTACGTCTGCGGCATCACCCCGTATGACGCCACCCATATGGGCCACGCCGCCACCTACGTCACCTTCGACTTGGTGCAGCGCACCTGGCGCGATGCCGGACGCTCGGTGGCCTACACCCAGAACATCACCGATGTCGATGACCCGCTGCTGGAACGCGCCGAGGCCACCAACGTGGACTGGCGCGAGCTGGCCGAGTCCCAGATCCAGCTCTTCCGCGATGACATGGAAGCGCTGAACGTCATCCCGCCGCAGAACTACATCGGTGCCGTGGAATCCATCCATTGGCTGGTCCCGGTTGTCGAGCAGCTGCTCGAAGCGGATCTGGCCTACGTGGTTCCAGCAGGTGCCGACGGAGTGGAAGGCGATGTGTACTTCGATACCATGGGCGCGCAGAACGATGCCTGGAAGCTGGGCAGCGTCTCGAACTACGACCGCGAAACCATGCTCCGCTTCTTCGCTGAACGCGGCGGAGATCCACAGCGCGCCGGCAAGCGCGACGCGTTGGATCCGCTGTTGTGGCGTGCCGCGCGTGAAGGCGAACCGTCATGGGATGGCGGCAAGCTCGGTGAAGGCCGTCCCGGCTGGCACATCGAATGTTCGGTCATTGCCCGCAAGACCCTGCCGGCCCCGTTCACCGTCCAAGGCGGCGGCTCTGACCTGATCTTCCCGCACCACGAATTCTCCGCCGCGCACGCCGCTGCCGGCGATCATGCCGAACTGGCCCAAACCTACGTGCACACCGGCATGGTGGGCCTGGACGGCGAAAAGATGAGCAAGTCGCTGGGCAACCTGGTGCTGGTCTCCAAGCTGCGCGCGGCCGGGGTGGAGCCGGTGGCCATCCGCGCCGTACTGCTCTCCCAGCACTACCGCACCGACTGGTTCTGGACCGACGAGCTGCTTGCCGGCGCACAGCAGCGGGTGGCCACCTGGCGCAAGGCATTGGAATCTGCCAGCATGCAAGACGCCCAGCAGGTAATTGCAGGCATCCGCGAGCACATGGCCAATGACCTGGATGCGCCATCGGCGCTGAAGGCCATTGACCAGTGGGCAACGCAGCCTGCCAGCTCGCAGGGCGAAGGCGCTACGGCGCTGCGCGATGGCATCAACGCACTGCTGGGGCTCAAGCTCTAA
- a CDS encoding proteasome assembly chaperone family protein, with protein sequence MNEEYHAPTLNSYIAKTQHEIRPTIVLAAFEGWNDAGSAATDAVRLLLESNAYEHVATVGEDDFYDYQFTRPTTRRTETGREVQWPRTEIYKILLPNAAADLLVVLGVEPTFKWQAFCSRIIREAQTHNAHAVITLGALLADVPHTRPVPTSLASDDPRLQAHLKISASTYEGPTGIPSVLGVQFEQYGIPSLSLWAQLSHYVAQSPSPRVQLAIIELLEEIIPVSVPDQKLREDALAWKHGVDELAAADPDVAKYVALLEQATDTSELPEASGESIAREFERYLRRRGKYRKDGSGSDFDI encoded by the coding sequence ATGAACGAGGAATACCACGCCCCGACGCTGAACAGCTATATCGCCAAGACCCAGCATGAGATCCGTCCCACCATCGTCTTGGCTGCCTTCGAGGGGTGGAATGATGCCGGCTCGGCGGCCACCGATGCGGTCCGCCTGCTGCTGGAATCCAATGCCTATGAGCATGTGGCGACCGTGGGCGAAGACGACTTCTACGACTACCAGTTCACCCGGCCCACGACACGGCGCACCGAAACCGGGCGGGAAGTGCAGTGGCCGCGCACCGAGATCTACAAGATCCTCTTGCCCAACGCGGCAGCTGACCTATTGGTGGTGCTCGGGGTGGAACCGACGTTCAAGTGGCAGGCTTTCTGCTCGCGGATCATCAGGGAAGCCCAAACCCATAACGCCCATGCGGTGATCACCCTGGGCGCTTTGCTGGCCGATGTACCGCATACCCGTCCGGTACCGACCTCGCTGGCCAGCGATGATCCGCGCCTCCAAGCGCATCTGAAGATCAGCGCCTCGACCTATGAGGGACCCACGGGCATCCCTTCGGTGCTCGGCGTGCAGTTTGAGCAGTACGGGATTCCCAGCCTCTCGCTCTGGGCGCAGCTCTCCCACTATGTGGCCCAGTCCCCCAGCCCGCGGGTGCAATTAGCCATCATCGAGCTGCTCGAGGAGATCATCCCGGTCTCGGTGCCCGACCAGAAGCTGCGCGAAGACGCATTGGCTTGGAAGCATGGTGTCGATGAGCTGGCGGCAGCGGACCCGGACGTGGCCAAGTACGTTGCGCTGCTGGAGCAGGCTACGGATACCAGTGAGCTGCCCGAAGCCAGCGGCGAGTCCATCGCCCGCGAGTTCGAGCGCTACCTGCGCCGTCGCGGCAAGTACCGCAAAGACGGCTCAGGGTCCGACTTCGATATCTGA
- a CDS encoding HAD family hydrolase has protein sequence MPSTSFDFDAGSESPVPHAVLWDMDGTLIDTEPYWLAAEDQLVRSHGGTWSHEQGLALVGNALPDGARALQQAGVKLEIREIIDWLSAQVVAGIRREIPWRPGARELLAACKEAGIPQALVTMSERSIVDELMLNIPAGTFQASVTGEEVEQGKPHPEPYLAGLELLSEYTGRDLVPAKCIGFEDSVPGIASASAAGLHAVLIPNATDPGAGNWRRIDSLESVDVQEMTRWLVQVSA, from the coding sequence ATGCCAAGCACCAGTTTTGACTTTGACGCCGGAAGCGAGAGCCCCGTCCCACACGCTGTCCTGTGGGATATGGATGGAACGCTGATCGATACCGAGCCCTATTGGCTTGCCGCCGAAGACCAGCTGGTGAGATCCCACGGCGGAACCTGGAGCCATGAACAGGGACTGGCACTGGTCGGCAACGCCCTGCCAGATGGCGCCCGCGCCCTGCAGCAAGCCGGCGTGAAGCTGGAAATCCGAGAAATCATCGACTGGCTCTCCGCGCAGGTTGTCGCAGGCATCCGCCGCGAAATTCCGTGGCGCCCGGGAGCGAGGGAACTGCTGGCCGCTTGCAAGGAAGCTGGCATTCCCCAGGCCTTGGTGACCATGTCCGAGCGCAGCATCGTCGATGAACTGATGCTCAACATCCCTGCCGGCACCTTCCAAGCCAGCGTCACCGGCGAAGAAGTCGAGCAGGGCAAGCCGCACCCTGAACCTTACCTGGCCGGCCTGGAACTGCTCAGCGAATACACCGGCCGGGACCTGGTACCGGCCAAGTGCATCGGTTTTGAGGATTCGGTGCCCGGCATCGCTTCGGCCTCGGCGGCCGGATTGCATGCGGTGCTGATTCCCAATGCCACCGATCCCGGAGCGGGCAATTGGCGCCGGATCGACAGCTTGGAATCCGTAGATGTGCAGGAAATGACTCGATGGTTGGTGCAGGTTAGCGCGTGA
- a CDS encoding site-2 protease family protein: protein MSDTQEKSPGIKLGRIGGVPVYLSSSWFIITAVITFSVGMQLARGGVIPPLNAYLMGLSCAVAIAVAVLIHEVAHAMTARAFKWPDAHIVLTLMGGHTQFGSFKAKPGASLWVALSGPLSNFVLAGLGWLVMENIQLGVYPNLLLDFFVYANLLLGAFNALPGLPLDGGRLVESIVWKATGSQFKGTIASCWVGRVIAVGIVFYFVLLPFLRGQQPQIITVVVGIMVAMFMWQATTQLIGHSKMMLNLPTVIASDLMSPASAMVSHAMVSDVLSRKAARGGEIILVDPKGMPVGVIDAQALAKVDPRQGGNVPALAVSRALGQGAIVAEESDGRALIDYLASVESAEYAVISASGHVVGLLHQREIIKAVTGRRK, encoded by the coding sequence GTGAGCGACACTCAAGAAAAGTCCCCGGGAATCAAGCTGGGGCGTATCGGCGGAGTTCCGGTCTACCTGTCCAGCTCGTGGTTCATCATCACCGCGGTGATCACCTTCAGCGTTGGCATGCAGCTGGCGCGCGGGGGAGTCATCCCTCCGCTGAACGCCTACCTGATGGGCCTGTCCTGTGCGGTGGCCATAGCCGTGGCAGTGCTGATCCACGAGGTGGCGCACGCGATGACCGCGCGCGCCTTCAAATGGCCTGATGCGCACATCGTGCTCACGCTCATGGGCGGGCACACCCAGTTCGGTTCCTTCAAAGCCAAGCCCGGCGCCTCGCTTTGGGTGGCCCTGTCCGGTCCGCTATCCAACTTCGTCCTAGCCGGCCTGGGCTGGCTGGTCATGGAGAATATCCAGCTTGGCGTCTACCCGAACCTGCTGCTGGACTTCTTCGTCTACGCAAACCTGCTGCTCGGCGCCTTCAACGCACTGCCCGGACTGCCGCTGGATGGTGGGCGCCTGGTGGAGTCGATCGTCTGGAAGGCGACCGGCTCGCAATTCAAGGGCACCATCGCCTCGTGCTGGGTTGGCCGGGTCATTGCCGTAGGAATCGTCTTCTACTTCGTGCTGCTGCCATTCTTGCGCGGGCAGCAGCCGCAGATCATCACCGTGGTGGTCGGCATCATGGTGGCAATGTTCATGTGGCAGGCTACCACGCAGCTGATCGGTCACTCCAAGATGATGCTGAACCTGCCTACCGTGATCGCCTCGGATCTGATGAGCCCGGCCTCGGCCATGGTCTCCCATGCGATGGTTTCCGACGTGCTCAGCCGCAAGGCCGCCCGCGGGGGAGAAATCATCCTGGTTGATCCCAAGGGCATGCCGGTAGGCGTGATCGATGCTCAGGCTTTAGCCAAGGTGGATCCACGCCAGGGCGGCAACGTGCCGGCCTTGGCCGTCTCCCGGGCCTTGGGTCAAGGCGCCATTGTGGCCGAGGAATCAGATGGCCGTGCGCTGATCGACTACCTGGCCAGCGTTGAAAGCGCCGAATACGCGGTGATCAGCGCCAGCGGCCACGTAGTGGGCCTGCTGCACCAGCGCGAGATCATCAAGGCCGTCACCGGCCGCCGCAAGTAA
- a CDS encoding tRNA (adenine-N1)-methyltransferase, with the protein MSEAKSQAPHGAAARRGPFRVGDRVQLTDEKRRINTITLQRGGEFHTHKGVLPHEDIIGLPEGSVIENIDGFRYQALRPLAKDFVLSMPRGATVVYPKDAAQIVQFGDIFPGARVVEAGVGSGALSISLLRAVGDEGFLHSFERREEFADIARGNISTVFGGEHPSWKISIGDFQDRVVELEEPGSIDRVVLDMLSPWECLDAVATVLAPGGVWTNYVSSVTQMSRVVEAIRASGQFTEPECFETLVRGWHVDGLAVRPDHRMVAHTAFLITCRRLADSADGIPKAKRIKEHSYSDEDLSAWTRDHSEEEWTAEALGERGLSDKKLRRAARDANQSVRVRAGEEGTEDAGAEA; encoded by the coding sequence GTGAGCGAAGCTAAGAGCCAGGCACCCCACGGAGCGGCAGCCCGCCGCGGCCCATTCCGTGTAGGGGACCGCGTGCAGCTGACCGACGAGAAGCGCCGGATCAACACCATCACCTTGCAGCGCGGGGGAGAATTCCACACCCACAAGGGCGTGCTGCCGCACGAGGACATCATCGGGTTGCCCGAGGGTTCGGTCATCGAGAACATCGATGGTTTCCGCTACCAGGCCCTGCGCCCGCTGGCCAAGGACTTCGTGCTCTCCATGCCTCGCGGCGCGACCGTGGTCTACCCGAAGGACGCCGCGCAGATCGTGCAGTTCGGCGACATCTTCCCCGGCGCCCGCGTCGTGGAAGCCGGCGTCGGCTCCGGCGCGCTGTCCATCTCGCTGCTTCGCGCGGTCGGCGACGAAGGATTCCTGCACTCCTTTGAACGCCGCGAAGAATTCGCTGATATCGCACGCGGAAACATCTCGACGGTATTCGGCGGCGAGCACCCATCGTGGAAGATCTCCATCGGAGACTTCCAGGACCGGGTCGTTGAGCTCGAAGAACCGGGCAGCATCGATCGTGTGGTGCTCGATATGCTCAGCCCATGGGAATGCCTGGATGCGGTAGCTACCGTGCTGGCTCCGGGCGGGGTTTGGACCAACTACGTTTCCTCGGTCACCCAGATGTCCCGCGTGGTCGAAGCGATTCGCGCCTCGGGCCAGTTCACCGAACCTGAATGCTTCGAAACCCTGGTGCGTGGCTGGCATGTGGATGGCCTGGCAGTCCGTCCGGATCACCGCATGGTCGCACACACCGCATTCCTGATCACCTGCCGCCGCCTGGCGGACTCGGCCGATGGCATCCCCAAGGCCAAGCGCATCAAGGAGCACTCCTACTCGGATGAGGATTTGAGCGCCTGGACCCGCGATCACTCCGAAGAGGAGTGGACCGCCGAAGCCCTGGGCGAACGCGGCCTGTCGGATAAGAAGCTGCGCCGCGCCGCCCGCGATGCAAACCAGTCGGTACGCGTGCGCGCCGGCGAAGAAGGCACCGAAGACGCTGGAGCCGAAGCCTAA
- the arc gene encoding proteasome ATPase produces the protein MTERQVNVLRDKNRNLDKQLAGISGNNQRLVALLETTREQIINLKSALEKDGDTPFSHGTIVAKHPRKHPEPGMGIESTGAQSLDVIYSGRKMRVSLSPLLDFDKLVIGQQVLLNEALVIVAALGFEETGELVTVKEVLENHHAVVMARADDQRVIELAGPLREMHLRVGDQLSIDGRTGMAVSRVQLTDMQSLVLEEVPDIAYSDIGGLNSQIEAIKDSVELPFTHPELYREHGLSAPKGILLYGPPGCGKTLIAKAVAHSLAQRVVERKEGTNNRSYFLNIKGPELLDKYVGETERHIRLIFARAREKALHGDPVVVFFDEMEALFRTRGTGVSSDVETTIVPQLLAEIDGVERLDNVIVIGASNREDMIDPAILRPGRLDVKIKIRRPDAEGAAEIFSKYLTTDLPLHPEELAADGEDARATIERMIRGTVQAMYSTEKINEFLEVTYITGATEVLYFKDFASGAVIHNIVDRAKKHAIKALITEQQRGLKMEYLLRAVREEFAEHEDMPNTTNPDDWARISGRKGERISNIRSLVNQQASK, from the coding sequence ATGACCGAACGTCAGGTCAACGTGCTACGCGACAAGAATCGCAACCTCGACAAGCAACTGGCCGGGATCAGCGGGAACAACCAGCGCCTGGTCGCGCTGCTTGAGACCACTCGCGAACAGATCATCAACCTGAAGTCCGCGCTGGAAAAAGACGGCGATACCCCCTTCAGCCACGGCACCATCGTGGCCAAACACCCGCGTAAGCACCCTGAACCGGGGATGGGCATTGAATCCACCGGCGCCCAGTCGCTGGACGTGATCTATTCGGGACGCAAAATGCGCGTTTCGCTCAGCCCGTTGCTGGACTTCGACAAGCTGGTCATCGGCCAGCAGGTGCTGCTCAATGAAGCACTGGTCATCGTCGCAGCCTTGGGCTTCGAAGAAACCGGTGAACTGGTCACCGTCAAGGAAGTGCTGGAAAACCACCACGCGGTAGTCATGGCCCGCGCCGATGACCAGCGGGTCATCGAACTGGCCGGACCGTTGCGCGAGATGCACCTGCGCGTCGGCGACCAGCTGAGCATCGACGGGCGCACCGGTATGGCCGTATCCCGCGTGCAGCTGACCGACATGCAGTCCCTGGTGCTCGAAGAAGTCCCGGATATCGCGTATTCGGACATCGGTGGGCTGAACTCCCAGATCGAAGCCATCAAGGATTCGGTGGAGCTGCCCTTCACCCACCCAGAGCTCTACCGCGAACACGGGTTGAGCGCGCCCAAGGGCATCTTGCTCTACGGCCCTCCAGGTTGCGGCAAGACACTGATCGCCAAGGCCGTGGCACACTCCTTGGCCCAGCGCGTGGTCGAACGCAAGGAAGGTACCAATAACCGCAGCTACTTCCTGAACATCAAGGGCCCGGAGCTGTTGGACAAGTACGTCGGTGAAACCGAACGCCATATCCGGCTGATCTTTGCCCGCGCCCGCGAAAAGGCCTTGCACGGGGACCCGGTCGTGGTGTTCTTCGACGAAATGGAAGCATTGTTCCGCACCCGCGGCACCGGTGTCTCTTCGGATGTGGAAACCACCATCGTTCCGCAGCTGCTGGCTGAAATCGATGGCGTGGAGCGCCTGGACAACGTCATTGTCATTGGCGCCTCCAACCGCGAAGACATGATCGATCCGGCGATCCTGCGCCCAGGACGCCTGGATGTGAAGATCAAGATCCGCCGCCCCGATGCCGAAGGTGCAGCAGAGATCTTCAGCAAGTACCTGACCACCGATCTGCCGCTGCACCCCGAGGAGCTGGCCGCGGACGGCGAAGATGCCCGTGCCACCATTGAACGCATGATCCGCGGGACCGTGCAGGCGATGTACTCCACCGAGAAAATCAACGAGTTCCTGGAAGTCACCTACATCACCGGGGCCACCGAAGTGCTCTATTTCAAGGACTTCGCCTCGGGCGCGGTGATCCACAACATCGTGGACCGGGCCAAGAAGCACGCCATCAAGGCACTGATCACCGAGCAGCAGCGCGGCCTGAAGATGGAGTACCTGCTGCGTGCGGTACGCGAAGAATTCGCCGAACACGAAGACATGCCCAACACCACCAACCCGGATGACTGGGCCCGTATTTCCGGACGCAAGGGCGAACGCATCAGCAATATCCGTTCCCTGGTCAACCAGCAGGCCAGCAAATGA
- the dop gene encoding depupylase/deamidase Dop, protein MSARRLVGLETEYGIIRPSMPKANSTVLSAQIVDAYAQLVAEQDSAAKAARWDYTDESPLQDARGFAMDRDQAHPSQLTDVEPGLEDEEGIWTAESIALDGNDAHVGSTLYQEKDSTDVVMNMVLGNGARLYVDHAHPEYSSPESMTPRDAVLWDQAGDEVMRRAAATAQRLGSGELLLYKNNTDNKSVSYGSHENYLMPRDVEFSSIASGLTPFFASRQIFCGAGRVGQGMLNERASFQISQRADFFEAEVGLETTVNRPIINTRDEPHANWDKYRRLHVIIGDANLGQISTLLRVGTTNLVLSLIEAGMAPRLELEEPVVALQQISHDPTLKTKVRLRGGVQLSAIEIQRHYLQAAENYCADRGIDDPDTTEILNRWAEILDMLERDPMEAADQVDWIAKYKLITSFTARHQLSLADPRVAMMDLQWADLRTDKGLYYRMAERGAIQGLFSQEQINQAVANPPEDTRAYLRGMTLQRYAPFVVAANWDALSFAVPGARKISRFHMPEPLRGTRNQIGELFEAQLEIAEFIDELARRR, encoded by the coding sequence ATGAGCGCGCGTCGGCTAGTTGGTCTGGAAACCGAATACGGAATTATCCGCCCGAGCATGCCGAAGGCCAATTCCACGGTGCTTTCGGCGCAGATTGTCGATGCCTACGCGCAGCTGGTTGCCGAGCAGGACTCGGCCGCCAAGGCCGCCCGCTGGGACTACACCGACGAGTCTCCTTTGCAAGATGCCCGCGGCTTTGCCATGGACCGCGACCAAGCCCACCCCAGCCAGCTGACCGATGTTGAACCGGGGCTGGAGGACGAGGAAGGCATCTGGACCGCCGAGTCCATTGCCTTGGATGGCAACGACGCGCATGTGGGATCCACGCTGTACCAGGAGAAGGATTCCACCGATGTGGTGATGAACATGGTGCTGGGCAACGGCGCGCGCCTGTACGTGGACCACGCCCACCCCGAGTATTCCAGCCCCGAATCAATGACTCCGCGCGATGCGGTGCTCTGGGACCAGGCCGGCGATGAGGTGATGCGCCGGGCAGCTGCCACCGCGCAGCGCCTGGGCAGCGGTGAGCTGCTGCTGTACAAGAACAACACCGATAACAAGTCGGTCTCCTACGGGTCGCATGAGAATTACCTGATGCCGCGCGATGTCGAGTTCTCCTCGATTGCCAGCGGGCTGACCCCGTTCTTCGCCAGCCGGCAGATCTTCTGCGGGGCTGGCCGCGTGGGCCAGGGGATGCTCAACGAGCGTGCCTCCTTCCAGATTTCCCAGCGCGCGGACTTCTTCGAAGCTGAGGTGGGCCTGGAAACCACGGTGAACCGTCCGATCATCAACACCCGCGATGAACCGCATGCCAATTGGGACAAGTACCGCCGGCTGCACGTGATCATCGGGGATGCGAACCTGGGCCAGATCTCCACGCTGTTGCGGGTGGGCACCACCAATTTGGTGCTCAGCCTGATTGAGGCGGGGATGGCTCCGCGTTTGGAACTGGAAGAGCCGGTTGTTGCACTGCAACAAATCAGCCACGACCCGACCTTGAAGACCAAGGTCCGGTTGCGTGGCGGAGTTCAGCTGAGCGCCATCGAAATCCAGCGCCATTACCTGCAGGCGGCAGAAAACTATTGTGCAGATCGTGGCATCGATGATCCAGATACCACCGAGATCCTCAACCGCTGGGCCGAGATTCTGGATATGCTCGAGCGTGATCCGATGGAAGCAGCGGACCAGGTCGACTGGATCGCCAAATACAAGCTGATTACTTCCTTCACCGCACGCCACCAGCTATCGCTTGCCGATCCGCGCGTGGCCATGATGGACCTGCAATGGGCTGACCTGCGCACCGATAAGGGCCTGTACTACCGGATGGCTGAACGCGGAGCGATCCAGGGCCTGTTCAGCCAGGAACAGATCAACCAGGCGGTGGCCAATCCGCCGGAGGATACCCGCGCCTACCTGCGCGGCATGACCCTGCAGCGCTACGCACCCTTCGTGGTGGCGGCGAACTGGGACGCACTGTCCTTTGCGGTTCCCGGGGCCCGGAAGATCAGCCGGTTCCACATGCCTGAACCGCTGCGCGGAACCCGGAACCAGATTGGCGAGCTCTTCGAGGCGCAGCTGGAGATTGCGGAATTTATCGACGAATTGGCAAGGCGTCGCTAA
- a CDS encoding ubiquitin-like protein Pup has product MTQESFSARRNTQNQQTEAEQVQVNTTGQSAGVDDLLDEIDSVLESNAEEFVRGFVQKGGQ; this is encoded by the coding sequence ATGACTCAGGAAAGCTTCTCGGCTCGCCGCAACACCCAGAACCAGCAGACCGAAGCAGAACAGGTCCAGGTGAACACCACCGGCCAGTCCGCTGGCGTCGATGACCTGCTCGATGAAATCGACTCGGTGCTGGAATCCAACGCTGAAGAGTTCGTTCGCGGTTTCGTGCAAAAGGGCGGCCAGTAA
- the pafA gene encoding Pup--protein ligase: protein MDRRIFGLETEFGLNYVPSDGRRLTPEDAARHLFKPVVSWGRSSNVFLENGSRLYLDVGSHPEYATAECDQLEQLIAHDRAGEVYMLDLVDQAEDQLAEEGHEGRIYMFKNNVDSAGNSYGCHENYLIPRKIEFKRLADMLIPFLVTRQILCGAGHLVSDDQGQVNYAFSQRADHMWEGVSSATTRSRPIINTRDEPHADAEYHRRLHVIVGDSTMSETTQLLKIGATDLVLRLIESGEIYHDLRLENPIRSIRQISHDFTGQSVVRLMGGDEPTALQIQWILFESVKEFIARHGAHHDQVDTVLELWERTLNAVETQDFSLIDKDIDWAIKHKLLMGYAQKNSLELSAPRLAQLNLTYHDIDPQRGLFHLLKRRGLATSVVSDAQILDAVNNPPATTRAAVRSKFIRAARANGRRYSADWVHMKYEDGPGGIVLCKDPFATVNAQVDELIELMGQQL from the coding sequence GTGGATCGCAGAATTTTCGGACTGGAAACCGAGTTCGGACTGAACTATGTCCCGTCCGATGGGCGCCGTTTGACCCCGGAAGATGCCGCACGGCACTTGTTCAAGCCCGTGGTCAGCTGGGGACGCAGCTCGAACGTGTTCTTGGAGAACGGGTCACGCCTGTACCTGGACGTGGGATCGCACCCGGAGTACGCCACCGCGGAATGCGACCAGCTCGAACAGCTGATTGCCCATGACCGCGCTGGCGAGGTGTACATGCTCGACCTGGTCGACCAGGCCGAAGACCAGCTGGCAGAAGAAGGCCATGAAGGCCGGATCTACATGTTCAAGAACAATGTGGACTCGGCTGGCAACTCCTATGGCTGCCACGAGAATTATCTGATTCCGCGAAAAATCGAGTTCAAGCGCCTAGCTGACATGCTTATCCCATTCCTGGTCACCCGCCAGATCTTGTGCGGTGCCGGGCATCTGGTCTCTGACGACCAGGGACAGGTCAACTACGCGTTCTCTCAGCGTGCCGACCACATGTGGGAAGGCGTTTCCTCAGCGACCACGCGTTCACGGCCGATCATCAACACCCGCGATGAGCCGCATGCCGATGCCGAATACCACCGCCGGCTGCACGTGATCGTGGGGGACTCGACCATGAGCGAGACTACCCAGCTGCTCAAGATCGGTGCCACGGACCTGGTGCTGCGGTTGATCGAATCCGGCGAGATCTACCATGATCTGCGGCTGGAAAATCCGATTCGTTCCATCCGCCAGATCTCCCATGATTTCACCGGCCAGAGCGTGGTGCGCCTGATGGGCGGCGACGAGCCGACGGCCTTGCAGATCCAATGGATCCTGTTCGAATCAGTCAAGGAATTCATTGCCCGCCACGGCGCTCACCATGATCAGGTCGATACGGTCTTGGAACTGTGGGAACGCACGCTGAACGCGGTGGAAACCCAGGACTTCTCCCTGATCGATAAGGACATCGACTGGGCCATCAAGCACAAGCTGCTGATGGGCTATGCACAGAAGAACTCCCTGGAACTCTCAGCTCCTCGACTGGCACAGCTGAACCTGACCTACCACGATATCGACCCGCAGCGCGGCTTGTTCCACCTGCTCAAGCGACGCGGCCTGGCTACCTCCGTGGTCTCGGACGCGCAGATCCTGGACGCGGTCAATAATCCGCCGGCCACGACACGCGCGGCGGTGCGCAGTAAATTCATTCGTGCGGCCAGGGCCAATGGCCGACGCTACAGCGCCGATTGGGTGCACATGAAGTATGAGGACGGTCCGGGCGGCATTGTGCTGTGCAAGGACCCGTTTGCAACGGTTAATGCACAGGTCGACGAGCTCATCGAACTCATGGGACAGCAGCTTTAG